Below is a genomic region from Ziziphus jujuba cultivar Dongzao chromosome 7, ASM3175591v1.
tatatatatatgatcactgATCTGCGATATGTGCAAAATTTgtagttttttgttttgacaattatttatgtcatttattGTTATGTATCGCGTTTTACATTTACAAACTAATTgtaaggaaatttttttacGAGAAATATGTTTCTAGCTACAATTGAGATCTGATTCTATTTTTAAACGGATTCTTGAATGGCATGAGTGCCTTAGGCAGTCTAATTTACCTCTAGACaatgtaaaattaataattagaaaaaccTAAAATCTGAATTGTGCAGATTCTTGTGATGGATGAGATTAAGACCTGGGCTATGTTGTATTTCGTTTTTCATATGGAATGAAATAATTTTGAGCATTTGATTTAGCTTGAAACCCTTTTGAAATCCGACAAAAATGGCAAAACCCGTAGGTTATGTACACCTATTTTGGGTGTTAATTTTGGGCATGTTTCTAACCAAGTTGATCTTTGGATCAAGTTTCCCCATGTTGAGATGAGAAGATAGACACCGAAATCGAAGAAAAAAGTGGccgaaaaatgttatttttaggCAGGAGGAAGAAGCAAGTCGCATGACCCGTTTCTCTACAAAACGAGTCGAACTGCTACCAGTGAAGTGGAGAAGGTGATCCACACAACATATTGTGTGGATGGTGGCCTATGTCATTTGCTGATGTCAACATGACATGTCATCGCTAATTTCCGCATGCTGAAGTTAgcaactaaatttttttaaaaaaactttgtgtttattaattttatatatgattttattaattttattattttattttgttttagaaaattcattaattcaatttattctcaaattttatgttttttttttttatttatttcattactttttggaaaatttataccatattctcaattttcaatttcatttatttaaaatgccaaggtccaaattaaataattttcagtTAAATTGCCCATTGAAAAGCTTTATACTATGTTTGACATAATGGTAGCGATCGGCTAAGTGCTTTCCTATCGTAAGATTTGGTATGTCCAAATCATGAATTGTTATGAGTCTTAGTGTCTAGTTGGCATAGTGGTATGAAATTTTAAGTACTTAACTATCGTGAGACTTAATTTGTCTATATTACGAAATTACCAATGTAATAGAAATTGACATAGTAAATGTACTTTTATGCACTCACCTACAGTgatgtttaatttgtttaatttataggTGTCAACTTGGTGTTGGCATATGTAGATAGGATAAATATTTTCCTGCTGCGAAACTTagcttatatattttatgaaattcccAATGTAACTTATCGTCTCCCACTTATAAACCAAAGTCTATATGGGTGATTAGGTTATTTTGTCGGTAGTTTAATTACTTGATAGGATACTTTAAATGGCAATGGAAGTTGATTGAATGCCATGAATTGTAGGTTCAAAGTTACAATGTTAGTGACTTTGTTTAATGCATTTAATTATGTTGGTTTAATTGACTATCTTTGGCTTGTGTATGTGTATTCTTTATGCTACGAGGACCTTAACGACATTATATGTTTAGATATGATTGAAAGGGCTGCGAAGATAGGATTTACACAGTTTTTTAGATGTATCGCATTCTTGTTATTTACTATTTTACAACTGGGAGCACCCCTTAATACTCTGCCTATGAATGCCATGACAAAATAGAATAAACTAATTATCAGAAGCTGCTAAAGATTACGAAAAGTGTTTCACCCTTGTAAAGCTAGATTTAGCTTTAGGCTTTAGTCCACCAGAGAtaccaattaattaaaattttggtgaGGTTAAATGTCGTATAAAGACTTCAAGCACTTGTATAAATGATATGTGATGGTCATGAAGAATCACATGTatgattctatatttttaagTTATTATGTTCTATGAATATTGTTTATAAACTCTTTGAGATTAGTAGGAAATctatcaattttgataaattaagaaACATCACTATTTGGATTTATTGAACCCAATTGTGTATGATGGAGTTAGTAGTGTGAATGAACTTATCTTGAAACTTTCTTCTTGTTATATCAATTTCATAGACCTTGATAAGAATTTTGGTAAGGAGTATCTCTTACTATAATGAGGAGCTTTTCGTCTCTTTTGATAATATAGGATAAAGCCTCATGACATTAGGAAGTTTGGATGTATTTTGAAGGAGTTAactattattctttttaatgaGAATGATGACATCAAGCTAAATAAGCTTAAGCCTTTTGTCATGGTGACCAATTAAAAAGACAAATATAAGAAGGTTTCTATAATGGCGGCAAAGATATAAGCGTAATGAGAATAAAGGGCTTTGTTACCAAGTTTTTATTGGTGCAAAAGATGGTTGGTCATCAATAGGTTAAACGAAAGTATCCTTTCTTGAATGATGCAACTTTTGGCTATAATTTGGTAAACTACTGGATATTGATGGCTTAATAGGAGATGACAAGAAATGGTAAATTGCTTGAGACTTTATGTCGCATTTTTATGGTAATATGGCTTATAAATTGCTACTTATATTAATTCCCTTGTCTTGTTATTGTTACCCCTATGGTTGTAACAGTATGTGCTAGAATTCATAATAATTCTTTATGTTAAGGCATTAgtctttatgttttttgtacACCATCTACTTTGAGAGGCTATAGATATTTTTACCTATATTGATAACTTCTCCAATTATAGATATGTTGATATTATTAGTGAAAGTTTAGACTTCTTAATTGTCTTTAAAGAGTTCAAGATAAAAATGAAGATTTAGAAGCATAAGAAGCTGAAGGCTATGAAGTTTGATAGGGTGATAAATATTGTGGTAGAGATGGCGGGATTGACGAAACCTAGTGCCATTTGTAACTTATTTTAGTAAGTGCGGGGTTTATGTGTAGTTTACAATACATGGTGATTGAGAGGAGGAATCACACTTGATGGATATAGTGCGATGCATTGTAGCAAAGTTTAACTGGCCAATTTTCTTGTGGGTGATAAGTTATTCCTAATTTACACTTTTTCTTATGTATGTCAATGTTTTAACATCGATGAATTATAGGTCTAAAAGGACCTTGAATTTAGATAGAAAAGTATATTCATTGCATTGTAGATGTTCCTGCCAAAGATATTGTTGATTCAATAGTTTTGGAACTAATATTCAGTCAGGAATGAATCCATTGAGATAGAATGAGATATTTTAGTTGCAGCTAATATTGATGTGTACCTTTTGAGAAAGTAAGTAATATATTGAAgctagtcacttatgaggaagccataacaatttagtatatatttttggttagaTGCAATAGAAGATGATATGACATCGATACGTTAGATGATGAATGAGATTTGAATTACTAATCAAAGGTAGCAATGATAGTGGAAGTAACTAGATTTATAAGACTAAACAAGACTCTAATGGTATCTATGGCTAGACTTGCAAGAGAGTTTAGTCGGAAAGGGAGAATTGGTCATAAAGAAACCTTTTTCCCAATTTCCAAAAAAGGATTCTTTACAATCATTATAGCAATTGTAGCTAACTGTTACTTGAAATTGCATCTAATAGATGTTAGAATTGTTTCTTGAATGGAGTTTTGTatttagatatgtatatatatggtccaACTAGTTGACTTCTAAGCAATAGGAAATGAGAACTtgttttgtaagcttaagaagtctgttattgttcttaaacaAGCCTTGTGGGAATgtatctcattttttatttttttttataaagttgtTGCCCAAAATGTTTTTAAGGAGAATATTGTTGATCGTGCATAGGTTTGAGAGTTAGTAGGAGAAATTTAGTTATATGTTGGAGACATACTGGTGGCTTTCATTGATACGGACCTATTGACTAAGACAAAACTCTTGTTCTGTAGCCATTTTGATATAAATGATCTTAGAGAGGTTTCATTGGTACTAGAAGGATAGATTTTTCGAGACAAGGCTAATTGCATATTGTAGTTGTTTTAGTTAGAGCCTATGTTGATAGGattgtgaaaaattttaatatgcaaAATATTCTCCTAATATGGTGTCAGTGGTAAAGCTAATAAACTTTATAGGGATCTGTATCTTAAGAATGAGAGAGTGACAAAAAGGGACAAAGAATAATAGTCCAGTATTCTTTTGCATTTAGTAGTTTGATGCTCACTCATGAATACACACCattgaatattatttatgttgtgGGCGTGTTTTGATAAATACTTAAGTAGTCTCCATTATGTGTATTATGTGACAAGCCTGTTTGCTTTTAAATCAACATACCACTATTTTTGTTATAGTCAAATTTTGTGAGTCGATTATAATGGCTATATGGCCATTTTATTTTAAGATCAATACTCCATTACTCTAACATAGTGGATTTTATGAGTTGATTGTAATGGCTGTAcaaatatttaatcatttaacaTTAAGAATGTTATTTATCATAGCAGTAAAAGTTATATTATGAATTAATATTTGACAAAAACTTATAGCGTCATTGATTATATGGGTAAAGTATATGGCGTGGTTTTAGGTTATGATACAAGCTTTTGGATGCAATTTTGTTATATAGCCCATAatgttattttttggtaattctaCAGTTATATCATTTTGTTGAGAGTTTCATTTTGTTGTGTACATGCTATTACAACATAGTGGCAGACTTACTAATAAAAGGCCAGCTTATAAATTGGCTTAAGAAGCATGTAACTTTGTATGGAATTGTGGAGTAGTTAAAACTGTTATAGCTTAGTACGAGTTTTATAATCTATGATAATGTCTATGTTATATATTGTATATGATTCAGTATTTCCTTGTGAATAATGCATGTatatatgtggatcattataatGTGATGTTTGTTACATATATTATTGCTTCTTATACTTGCAGGTCCGATTGAGACTTTTAGtctatgtatttatatgttGATCCATAGGTTCCATGGTGAGTCTTTATTAACTAGTTTGAgtatattattgtattctatCGATATGAAATGTGCTTAAATGAAATGGTATCGTATATTAAGAAATTGCATGTGGTAAGGTAAATCTCTATCATCTAAACTGAATTTATGGCATGGAAAATGTTTAGCTAAAATGGCATCTagtttttgagaaatttatttagaaaatctCTACTTCCTAGTTTACTATATTGTTGTAACCTATcggtatgctatatatttagatgaaatggtattttgtATTGGAAGATTCTGTAATAAGTGAGTTTGTTGTTGTATGTAATGATTATTCAATTCAAGTAGAAGACTGTTacttattttatgtaattataaCTATGtaactcacttacagggcttgTTTGTACAAGTAATGAGATTGGATTGTTTACTAACTTTTATAATAGGGTCCTTggacacacactctctataatacTTCAGTTAGTCTATTGGACTGAAGGACCTATTTTCTCTAAAATCTCAATTGACTTATTccctgtttttattattaaaaataaaaataaaaaattccaccACTTTTAGAAGGAAAGATAAAGTAACTTTTAGACATCACCGTTAAGCACCCTaagattttttgaatttttagaatAATAGAAAAGCTTTAATTTCGAGgtgttacaataatttttaaaatgagtgtttaatatttgtatttttatcaaACTGGTAAATACTAATCTCACTAGCAACATGTACCACACCCTGTTttgatctttttcctttttttgttttttttccaaacaaCTTTTTGATAAATCTTGGAGGCAGCACAAAGGCATATGAACATTGAATCCGTCTATGGTGCAGACATCTGCACTATCGTATGGATATCCACAAATATGACAATTGTTGAAGAAACCGTCATCAGTATTACCATACAAACATAAATAttgatgacgattttctaaaaaccCATGTGGATGTTCACAACATAGAATCTTTTTATGAACATTAGTACAATGACCCATATCAACAAAAACGTATACTATAAGCCATGTTTTGGAATTTACTAAATTGGGCTCCTTGCCCGCATACAACCGCTTATAGATGCCTTTTAGTGCTTGAAGGCACCCATAATATATAATCTAAGGCAACAACACCCATtagataatttttgaataaatctAGAGTGAATAAATCTAaagtgaataaatttttttaccaaaattttagtatccatgatttgataatttttaaatccatGTATATAAgacaatatcaatttaacatcattaaaaaactaatacataattagttatcaaaattttgagggAAAGAAATAGTTCCTGTAGCAttgttcataatttttatattgcaaacttttaaaaagtaaaaaacaaaccGGCAAAAACCAAATTATACATAGTCCTATATTTAATCGTGCTCTTGTTGCATATATGTCCGCACACACAGAAATGGTTAAAATagcaattcaaaaacaaaaacaaaaacaaaaacaaaaacaaaaacaaaaaaaagaaggaaaagaacaaaaaaagaagatatttaaCAAAGTAATAAAACCCAAATTTTAACAAAgtaataaaatccaaatactCCCAAAAAGTTGCCAAGAAAACAACCAATGAACATTCCCTGTCTAGTTTCTGTAAAACTATAACCTTCTCATTGGGAAACCTTCCCTCTCAAAAaagatagattaaaaaaaaaaaaaagaaaaaagaaaaaaaaaaaagaaaaccagcaAACATATCAAAATCCTTGTCAATCACACTTTGGCAATCTCTTCAACATTTCCTTTTGCATCCAAAGTTTTTTCTTCTGGTACTACTACTTCTTTGCTATTTTCTTCACCACTTTTCTCCACTTCTTTTTCTCCACTACTCTTTTCCAATGTTGCTTCCTTTCCATGTGTCTCTGCAGCTGTTGCACCTTCAGTTACTTCCTCTGTCTTAGTCTTCTCTTCAGGAGCATTGTTAGCTTCTATGGCAGCAGTCTCTTCAACCGCAGTCTCCGAAACTTGAATTTCCTGGACTTTACTAATTTCGGATTCTGTTGTTGGGTTTTCTGACTCTAATGGTGCTGGCAATTCTGGTTCCACATGCGGTTCTGGTGCTTTACTCTCTGATTCACCTGTTGGGATTTCAGGCTCTGATTGTGATGGTTCTGGCTTGCTGGCATGCGTTTCTATGACTTTACTTTCGGCTTCGGCTTCGACTATTGGTTCTGGCTTAATCACAGGCGTTTTCTCATCTTGTGTTGAATCTTTTGCTTCTTCATTCTGCAAGATGTTGAAAAAATTAAGGGATACGATTAAAAAGGTTATATGAAATTCCTAGAAACACATTGTTCATATACTTCTGTACATATACTTAATCTAGCGTAAGAAAATAAACTacataaaaagaatataaaaaaataaaaaaatcaacttcatataatatataataatattaaagagTCGAGGCCCTTTTTTTCAtaactttgtgttttttttttttttcaagaaaaagtaATGCAAAAAATTCCATTACAAAAACTTTCATTTGGGTTTGGACCAAAAAATTTTGTGCTAAATTATGCTGACTAAACCAGGTACATGTCCAAAATAGCTACTTACACAAAACAAAGCAACAGCTAGAACTGGTCCTGAAGGCCCCCCATTAAATCAGATGAttcatgaaagaaatattatgcTCCCAACCAACCAGTACAGATATAAATCTTTTGTAGCTAGATATGTGGTTCAGTCATCAAAACCATCAATTCAGGTTTTGTATGGTACCCTCTACCCACCAACTTGGCAAGGGTTAAACAGTGTCAACTAGCAGTCATTTTCAATGCACTTGTGCTCCATACTTAACCTTATAGCACCTCATTCCATTATACCTAAAAGACCGTCAGTCCAACAAacaggtttttaatttttaaattttttttttaaattattggatgaattgaatttaaaatcttataatgAAAGTATGAACATTGATATTAGGATAAAAATTGCTATTAGATTGTCTTTGCAATGATATAGTAAATTAGTCTAATTGGACTTTTAAtccaaaaattgataaaataagatGTGATAGTAAAATCAATTCTATCTAATAGGAGCCTCATATAATCTGTGTATGCTATATACTTatgttcttttcaatttttcacttgTTGATTTCTCTTCTATCATGTGAAatcctttttttaaaagaatcttATGCACTAATTAACCTAGTAATATAGACGTTGGGtttgattattcttttttatttatttatttattttttttttttttgccctgaATTGTCAGTATGTACACATCTTCGTCCGTATCTAATGAGGCCTAATATTAAATGACTTTTGCCACCTAACTCCTCCCAACTTGAAATGGGTATAGTCATCTAAGTCAGGACAGACCCAAGGGGGATCAACAGTGGCCATGAACCTccaaaatttcttaaatatcCTTAGCAACACATGTAAAATTTCTAGAAGATCCTTATTTTGTATATAACATGTATACAATATTGTGGCCTCTCAGATCAAATATGGATTTGTGAAACTACATGGTTTTTACATAACTATATTACCAATCCAATCACAGTTAGAATTCTTTTGTAATAAGTTTTACAATTATGAAACATTCACTATTAGGACTGCCCTCTTATTCTACTTGCTAACCTATACAAAGCCCTATAAAAAGATTTCCcctatagaaaaataaatcaaatttctcTCTTTCACACACAAGGGCGAGAGGTTCAGCcaaaaaagaaaggtaaaaaaaattaaattaaataaataaataaataaaggggcAAACGGAGGATAAAAAGACAAATAACTTGAAGGCAGGCAAATCTAATGTTATGGTCCTTCAGAAGGGCCATAAAACAACCACAGCAGGGTGAAACAAAACAACAAATGATCCAAACAGCAAGTGGGTCCCAAAACCATGACAACTTAGTTTTGTCGTTGAATGGAAGATGTGACGGAATGTCCAAGATACTTATGGAGATTCTCTACCACAAAGCAAAGCCATAGGAGGCACATTAAACCAAACACtagaaaatttcataaacaaatTCATTGAATGCATCAACCATTTTTCCTGTAAAATTATCCGAGAATCTGCAAGAAAAATTCCAGATGCCGACAAAGAAATGGACAAATTTGAAAGGGTTTGGGCCAATCTTATATAAAAGTTAGAGAATTTAATTGTCTAGCCAAAGAATCCCTTCTTAGATTTGTACTGTTTTTGGACTACGGTTTATTAGCTATTTATCAGAaactcaattcatttctttttttggactaaatagggggaaaaaaaaaacaaaaaaaggttttaaagcTTATCACGAAGAACCAGTTGtcttagagagaaaaaaaaaattaggaaaaaggaaagatttaaaaaaaaaaaaaaaaaaaagaacagcagAACAGAACAGATTTCAGCATAATgattataatcataataaaaggTCAAAgtaaattatatgtttaattgGCAATAATAATTGACTGaaccataaataatatttgcttAGAGATTCAGAAAACAAAACCCCAAATGTTGAATAATATATTCTAACatgtaaatgaattaattatttcatatatggCATAATAATGTACGATGAGCTTTTAAATTAGTAGTTTGTCAATGTTTCTTGCTTTTCCAATACCCAAAGTTGTTGTCAGACACCTTGGAGTAAAACACCGAGGTGCATTCTGCTTTATAAAAGTACGaaaaattatttccaaaaaGCAAACCAATAAAAACCATTTACTTTTTTGTTCTAGACTTTCTTAGgcaaactaaaattataaagtataacaaaatttaaaaaagaaaaaaaaaaaagaagaagtttaatttatgaaaatatataaaactaaaaataaaataaaataaaaatatttttacctcCTTGAACAAGTTACTGAGAGACCTATGTTTAGTTTCTTGTTCATCATCAGCAATCTCTTTGATTCTATCATCATCAGCACCATGGATAACATGATCATCATCACCTtcatccttcttcttctcagTTTGATCAGAAACCACCACTTCCTTGTTCTCCTTCAGATCATCAGGAACAACGACAACCCCAGTGTCGGCTCCGGCTTCGGCTACTGCAGTTTCATCCTTAGCCGGCTCCGTAACCGGCGCTGGTGCTTCCCTAGTATCATCAGACTTTAAGACCTTTGGTTTGGTCGCACAACCTCccattaattcctttttttcttccaaaaactctctctctttctctctctctgtctgtgTCTGTTTCTATGTTTTTAGGCCTATGAGAGAAAGATGAAAAGCTAccagaaagaaagaataagaaaaggagGAGAGATAGAGAGAAAATATAGGAGTTAATATATAGGAAGGGAGAATCAGAGCCTCTGTTGTTCCGACATTTGTTCTGAGGCAAAGAAGACGTACCAAGTTggatttattattactattattattatatttttagtttttaattttaattttaattttaattgttattattattattttgatggaCGATTGGGTGACTTATTGAGAAGATAAAGGATTTGAAGAAGAAAGTGGAGGGTTTGAGAGAGTGTTAGGCTAATGGAAGTGGGTGTGGCTGGGGCATAGGCTTTGGtatgtatattatttattaattagaatTACAGGCAGGCATTGGAGTCTTCTGAGTTGGCTGTTTTTTTGGTGACAATATCTCCCTCTCAGGTTGGCCTTGGCCTTGGCTTTGGCTTTATCACACATAGACAATTATGTTTCAtcttgtctttttctttcttttataaaaaatataaataaaggcatatattttaatatttttttgaaccGTTTGATGGAACTAATGTTTCTTGGTACAATTATTTGGATTCAAAATCCCCCAACCCCACCACGgaaaaaaactgtttttaaatttttttcttttaatataacGGTATGAAAAAACGAGTAGAGTATTAAGATCCAAGTATTATATGGATGATATTTAATAACTAGGGGTGATGAACAGTGATAGACTTATGCTTAGGCCTGAGGGAGCCATGCGCCGACATTCCCCTCCAGCCCCCCCTCTCAATTTTTAACTTGTAACAAATTTAGGGTtagtaaaaatagaaattttcgCTCCAATACTAAAATACCAAATAGAGTCTCATCTAATCGATTATTGCCATATAAGTTTCTAATTCAAGATACATAcccatttttaacaaaatattttccatttaagaaaacaaacaaaacaaagcaaatttCATTAatcaatatgtgtatatatatgtgcctaattttcttttctttttgatattttccagtaattaatattgatactttcaactactttttttttttttctatttaggaCCATTTTTCTAACTACATGCTTATTAAAATGATGAAAATGCTAAAATTACTATTTCCTCTAGAatgtttcttaatttgaatcttacactctcaatatatataataataataataataataataatagtaataaaagaataaaattgctatatatttaaattttaaatccaccTTCTCCATGCATGTTTGATGACTTGCCTTTCAGCATGTACATATATACTTGTTTGAGTTAATTaggattataaaaaatatgttaacTATACGTTTAGACCATTTAACCCAATTTGAATTGGGTCTTTAATTTTcaaggtttattattattattaatttattattattttgaactgagctcctttttttttttttttttcagttgaaATCCTTATTTTCAGTTCTATTTTAATATGGGAATCACATAGTTAAcctaataatatatttgatttataataacatagttattttgatcaaaattattattattgtttttcaatATCGAAACCAAACTAAATTTAGGAgtctcaataaaaataaaataaaggggcTTCCATAAGGccgattaatttttttttttttgggaagattGCTTGGAGTGATTTGAAAGCCTCAATACGGTTAGTATTTCATTTTGggaataaatatttctttaaaaaggcTTGGGTAAAGCcaaattcataatttataataaatttagaaaattaatggTGATTGATAGCTATTCgtgatttcttattcaatttgtttcaagtaataaaagaaaaagctttaTTTGGGAATAATTGTTTgatttgaggaattgaagacAATTTGCCTCTCTCATGGATTCTTCATTTAAAACATGATTTTCACCTGTTCAAGCTTGGAATGTTTCGGCCTATAAATAGGCATTGAAGCAGGAAGAAAGGACCTCTTTCAAACTTGATTTCAAAGACCAAATACTCAGCAGAAATTTATGTCACACAGATTCTTATTTGTCTTATCTTATTGTAGTAGTTTCTATTATCCATTAAGTTCTTAGCATCAAAGGGGTGGCACACCCATGCACATTAAATACAAACACATTTTGTAGGACACCAAATGAGACTCACATGATTTTTAAACAAAGATGCTAGTGATTAGATCTCAAAGTCACCCATATGACATTAATTGTTCTAAATATCTTACTAAGGAGGATGGATGAAGCAAGGAAGTTGTGGGATCAAAAGTTACCTAAAAATCCTTGCTTGAATTCCTTGCCCAAAAGATAAAGAATGGAAATGAGAAG
It encodes:
- the LOC107425527 gene encoding uncharacterized protein LOC107425527; its protein translation is MGGCATKPKVLKSDDTREAPAPVTEPAKDETAVAEAGADTGVVVVPDDLKENKEVVVSDQTEKKKDEGDDDHVIHGADDDRIKEIADDEQETKHRSLSNLFKENEEAKDSTQDEKTPVIKPEPIVEAEAESKVIETHASKPEPSQSEPEIPTGESESKAPEPHVEPELPAPLESENPTTESEISKVQEIQVSETAVEETAAIEANNAPEEKTKTEEVTEGATAAETHGKEATLEKSSGEKEVEKSGEENSKEVVVPEEKTLDAKGNVEEIAKV